A single genomic interval of Adhaeribacter pallidiroseus harbors:
- a CDS encoding type II toxin-antitoxin system HigB family toxin, whose protein sequence is MHVITTKTIREYAVKYPDAADALFTWVKVVEKANWANINELRLTYPSADLVGDNRFVFNLKGNHYRLIVRISFTHKNLMVKWFGPHKKYDRIDAKTI, encoded by the coding sequence ATGCATGTTATTACCACCAAAACCATAAGAGAGTATGCTGTTAAATACCCGGATGCAGCCGATGCTCTTTTTACTTGGGTAAAGGTGGTAGAAAAAGCTAATTGGGCTAATATAAATGAATTGAGGCTAACTTACCCGAGTGCTGACTTAGTAGGTGATAACCGGTTTGTTTTTAATTTAAAAGGCAATCATTATCGCTTAATTGTAAGAATCAGTTTCACGCACAAAAATTTAATGGTAAAATGGTTTGGACCGCATAAAAAATACGACCGAATAGATGCCAAAACTATTTAA
- a CDS encoding helix-turn-helix domain-containing protein, translating to MNMYKIIENDAEYEAALARIDVIFDAHTSTDEEKELKLLVLLVREYESEKYPIPNPDPIKAIKIRMADLGLKDKDLIPFIGDKTAVSRILNRHRELTIEMARKLHRGLGIPAEILLAEPVH from the coding sequence ATGAATATGTATAAAATTATTGAGAACGATGCGGAATACGAAGCTGCTCTCGCCAGAATAGATGTTATTTTTGACGCCCATACCAGCACCGACGAAGAGAAAGAATTAAAACTATTGGTGCTGCTGGTGCGCGAATACGAATCGGAAAAGTATCCTATCCCAAATCCCGACCCTATAAAAGCAATTAAAATAAGAATGGCCGACCTGGGATTAAAAGACAAAGATTTAATCCCGTTTATAGGCGATAAAACGGCCGTATCCCGCATCCTAAATCGGCACCGCGAGTTAACCATAGAAATGGCTCGGAAATTACACCGAGGCCTGGGCATTCCCGCCGAAATCTTGTTAGCAGAACCCGTCCATTAG
- a CDS encoding aldo/keto reductase, with translation MFSDQENLAHVALRWILMHAAVSGIIPGASKPSQLISNLQALEVPDLTPEQLGGVKAIYEANIKPLVYYSW, from the coding sequence TTGTTCTCGGACCAGGAAAATTTAGCTCACGTAGCCCTGCGCTGGATATTAATGCACGCGGCCGTCAGCGGCATTATTCCGGGCGCCTCCAAACCCAGCCAGCTGATCTCTAACCTGCAAGCCCTGGAAGTACCCGACCTCACGCCGGAGCAATTGGGAGGAGTAAAAGCCATTTACGAGGCGAATATTAAGCCCTTAGTGTATTATAGTTGGTAG
- a CDS encoding phosphorothioated DNA-binding restriction endonuclease, producing the protein MEEQYILEQFQKIKTWQSKGTRAPHKPLLMLLALGEIQSGNTGFISYASIEPRLNNLLADFGPPRKTIYTTFPFIRLANDHLWQFNKPELLNTKQDYPAKYLLTNNLEGKFPDEVIQQLKANPFLITEIARLLLDQNFPKTLHQDILDAVGLNVTINPIGINQLRKRDPMFRESILKAYEYQCAVCGFSVRLKNKILALEAAHIKWHQAGGPDEEVNGLALCATHHKLFDLGAFTVSHELKMLVSDEVNGQGADLWLIQHHGKSIKPPQKKAFYPNPDFTAWHVNEVFKGGYRE; encoded by the coding sequence ATGGAAGAACAATATATCCTAGAGCAGTTTCAAAAAATTAAAACCTGGCAAAGTAAGGGGACCCGTGCGCCGCATAAACCACTTTTGATGCTTCTGGCTTTAGGAGAGATCCAAAGTGGAAACACCGGCTTTATTTCTTATGCTTCTATCGAGCCGAGGTTAAATAATTTGCTGGCAGATTTTGGACCTCCCCGGAAAACAATTTATACTACTTTCCCATTTATTAGACTGGCAAATGATCACCTTTGGCAGTTTAACAAACCAGAATTACTAAATACGAAGCAAGACTACCCGGCTAAGTATCTTCTCACCAATAATTTGGAGGGAAAGTTTCCGGATGAGGTTATTCAGCAACTGAAAGCAAATCCATTTCTAATAACGGAAATTGCCAGACTCCTATTAGATCAAAATTTTCCTAAAACGCTTCACCAGGATATTTTGGATGCAGTTGGCCTAAATGTTACCATCAATCCTATTGGTATAAACCAACTTCGTAAACGCGACCCAATGTTTCGGGAGAGCATCTTGAAAGCATATGAATACCAATGTGCCGTTTGTGGCTTTAGTGTTAGGCTGAAAAATAAAATACTGGCTTTAGAAGCAGCCCATATTAAATGGCACCAGGCCGGAGGCCCCGATGAAGAAGTAAACGGTTTAGCCTTATGCGCCACCCACCATAAGCTTTTCGACTTAGGAGCTTTTACGGTAAGTCACGAATTAAAAATGCTGGTTTCAGATGAGGTAAACGGACAAGGTGCCGATTTGTGGCTAATTCAGCATCACGGTAAATCCATTAAACCACCCCAGAAAAAAGCCTTTTACCCCAATCCTGATTTTACGGCTTGGCATGTGAATGAGGTTTTTAAGGGAGGGTATCGGGAGTAG
- a CDS encoding 6-pyruvoyl trahydropterin synthase family protein, whose product MKIAKQFRWEGAHRLPNHKGNCKNLHGHSYAMIIQIEGTPNAEGILVDFADIKRILTPLIDAWDHATLVEMLY is encoded by the coding sequence TTGAAAATAGCAAAACAATTTCGTTGGGAAGGTGCTCATCGACTTCCCAACCATAAAGGAAACTGCAAGAATTTACATGGGCACTCCTATGCAATGATTATTCAAATAGAAGGAACGCCTAATGCGGAAGGTATTTTAGTCGATTTTGCAGATATAAAAAGAATTTTAACTCCACTTATTGATGCTTGGGATCATGCTACACTAGTTGAGATGCTCTACTAA